The Falsibacillus pallidus genome has a segment encoding these proteins:
- the opp4C gene encoding oligopeptide ABC transporter permease, protein MEVVTQKTAQTSIKPVKYLSPWAIARRKFLRNKIAMVSFVFLMFVIIVSFLAPYITTQDIVKVNIGQMSLDPSGDHWLGTDKSGRDVYTRLLYGGRVSLLVGISCTLFVIVLGTIVGAVAGYFGGSVDNALMRFTDFVLNFPFLVFVIVLKTIFINVSGLWILILVIGALSWGGIARVVRSKILAEKENEYVLASISIGCSPAKIIMKHLLPNVLSTIIVQATIVFAGMIVAESGLSYLGFGVPAEIPSWGNMLSFANEPDVLQSKPWMWVPPALAITLTILSINFVGEGIKDALNPKSRR, encoded by the coding sequence ATGGAAGTAGTAACACAGAAGACAGCCCAGACATCAATAAAACCAGTGAAGTATTTATCTCCCTGGGCCATTGCCCGAAGAAAATTCCTAAGAAATAAAATTGCGATGGTCAGCTTTGTATTTTTGATGTTTGTCATAATTGTCTCATTCTTAGCACCATATATTACAACGCAGGATATTGTTAAAGTAAATATTGGACAGATGTCCCTCGATCCTTCAGGGGACCACTGGCTTGGCACTGATAAGAGTGGAAGGGATGTATACACAAGACTCTTATATGGAGGCAGGGTTTCTCTATTAGTCGGTATTTCCTGTACATTATTTGTAATAGTACTCGGAACGATTGTCGGAGCTGTCGCAGGCTACTTCGGCGGCTCAGTAGACAATGCATTAATGAGATTCACTGATTTTGTTTTGAACTTCCCGTTCTTGGTTTTTGTTATTGTATTGAAGACTATTTTTATTAATGTCAGTGGACTATGGATATTAATCCTGGTTATCGGTGCACTTAGCTGGGGCGGCATCGCCAGGGTTGTTCGAAGTAAGATCCTTGCAGAGAAAGAAAATGAGTATGTTCTCGCTTCAATATCCATTGGGTGTTCACCTGCAAAAATTATAATGAAACACTTGCTGCCAAACGTCCTTTCAACAATCATCGTTCAAGCAACCATCGTGTTTGCGGGAATGATCGTTGCGGAATCAGGACTCAGCTACTTAGGATTCGGTGTACCGGCCGAGATACCAAGCTGGGGCAACATGCTATCTTTCGCCAACGAACCAGATGTTCTCCAATCTAAGCCTTGGATGTGGGTTCCACCGGCGTTAGCTATCACTTTAACAATTCTCTCCATTAACTTTGTTGGAGAAGGAATAAAAGATGCATTAAATCCAAAATCAAGACGATAA
- a CDS encoding ComZ family protein gives MHEDKNMQFMQIAMKYLPEAKEKLDGAGVELSMEMIQPFMELFTKVMSEAYELGKQDANK, from the coding sequence ATGCACGAAGATAAAAACATGCAATTTATGCAGATAGCTATGAAATACCTGCCGGAAGCAAAAGAAAAGCTGGATGGTGCAGGTGTGGAATTATCAATGGAAATGATTCAACCGTTCATGGAGCTTTTCACAAAAGTAATGAGCGAAGCATACGAACTTGGCAAACAAGATGCAAATAAATAA
- a CDS encoding BMP family ABC transporter substrate-binding protein, with product MIKKWVPILLVLFLLVSCSQDPEKGKIKKVGLLVPETVSDQVWGTKGYKGLLNIQSKFGVEVYYKEGMDSEYLVEKSVKVFHQKGVNLIFGHGNEYAAYFDKLAPKYPDIRFVSFNGDAKQKNTTSLNFKSYAMGYFGGMTAAHMSKSNQIGMIAAFEWQPEIKGFIDGAKKENKDVKVTIKYVGNWDNREKAIRLLDELTKDGTDVVYPAGDGYNIPVIEELKSRGLYAIGYVSDQSDLGETTVLTSTVQHVPKLYEIVAEKFSKGKLDSGNLYFDFNDGVISMGKYSSLVDKKFQQKVADMIDTYKKTGKLQTSDQTKE from the coding sequence TTGATCAAAAAATGGGTACCGATCCTGCTGGTTCTTTTCCTGCTGGTCAGCTGTTCTCAAGACCCTGAAAAAGGGAAAATCAAAAAGGTCGGACTGCTGGTCCCGGAGACAGTGAGTGATCAGGTGTGGGGAACAAAAGGATATAAAGGGCTGCTTAATATTCAATCTAAATTCGGAGTGGAAGTCTACTATAAAGAAGGGATGGACTCTGAATACCTTGTAGAAAAATCAGTCAAAGTCTTTCATCAAAAAGGTGTCAACTTAATTTTCGGGCATGGTAATGAGTATGCAGCCTACTTTGATAAATTGGCGCCGAAATACCCTGATATCAGGTTTGTGAGCTTCAACGGGGATGCGAAACAAAAAAACACCACCAGCCTTAATTTTAAATCATATGCAATGGGGTATTTCGGGGGTATGACAGCCGCCCATATGTCGAAGTCCAATCAAATCGGAATGATTGCCGCATTCGAATGGCAGCCTGAAATCAAAGGATTCATTGATGGTGCCAAAAAAGAAAATAAAGATGTGAAAGTCACCATAAAATATGTAGGGAATTGGGACAACCGGGAAAAAGCAATACGGCTGTTGGATGAACTGACAAAGGATGGGACAGATGTTGTGTATCCTGCCGGAGATGGATATAATATTCCTGTGATCGAAGAGTTAAAGTCCAGGGGCTTATATGCAATCGGGTATGTTTCCGATCAGTCCGACCTTGGAGAAACAACTGTATTAACCAGCACTGTCCAACATGTACCGAAGCTGTATGAAATTGTTGCCGAAAAATTTTCTAAAGGGAAGCTTGATTCCGGGAATCTGTATTTTGATTTCAATGATGGGGTCATCTCCATGGGGAAATATAGTTCACTTGTGGATAAAAAATTCCAACAGAAAGTGGCAGACATGATCGATACATATAAAAAGACAGGTAAACTGCAAACATCAGACCAAACAAAGGAGTAA
- a CDS encoding ABC transporter ATP-binding protein translates to MMSITDVKEKNKKSSLQISEENLLEIHNLKTYYPVKGGFFKRTVANVKAVDDVTFEIKKGETLGLVGESGCGKSTIGRTILRLLNPTDGKILFDGQDITALRGKNLREARQDFQMVFQDPYASLNPMQMVGDIVSEPIRNYTGKSVKELKGEVMQLLNRVGLPEDAYYKYAHEFSGGQRQRIGIARALALKPKLIVADEPVSALDVSVQSQVLNLLKELQEDFDLTYLFIAHDLSVVKHMSDRIGVMYLGNLVEIADKKSMYAEPLHPYTQALISAIPEADPKKKKDRIVLQGDVPSPINPPSGCPFHTRCPMAKADCSKIKPALKEVKPGHSVACILYE, encoded by the coding sequence ATGATGAGCATCACGGATGTCAAAGAGAAAAACAAAAAATCTTCACTGCAGATTTCTGAAGAAAACCTCTTGGAAATTCACAATCTAAAAACCTATTACCCTGTTAAAGGCGGTTTTTTCAAAAGAACGGTTGCCAACGTCAAAGCAGTTGATGATGTTACGTTTGAAATAAAAAAAGGTGAAACACTCGGGCTGGTTGGGGAGTCAGGCTGCGGAAAATCTACCATTGGCAGAACGATCCTCCGACTGTTGAATCCTACAGATGGGAAAATCCTATTTGACGGCCAGGACATTACAGCATTAAGAGGAAAGAATCTGCGGGAAGCAAGACAGGACTTCCAGATGGTATTCCAGGATCCATATGCATCCCTCAACCCGATGCAGATGGTCGGTGATATTGTATCTGAACCTATCCGCAACTATACAGGAAAGAGCGTTAAGGAACTGAAAGGTGAAGTGATGCAGCTTCTTAACCGCGTCGGCCTTCCGGAAGATGCCTATTATAAATATGCACACGAATTTTCCGGCGGCCAAAGGCAGCGTATCGGAATTGCCCGGGCGCTGGCATTGAAGCCGAAGCTGATTGTAGCGGACGAACCGGTTTCGGCACTGGATGTGTCGGTGCAGTCTCAAGTGCTCAATCTTTTGAAAGAGCTTCAAGAAGATTTTGACCTTACATATCTATTTATTGCCCATGATTTGAGTGTCGTTAAACATATGAGTGATCGAATCGGTGTCATGTACTTAGGAAACCTTGTTGAAATTGCTGATAAGAAATCCATGTATGCTGAACCGCTTCATCCATATACACAGGCTCTGATATCGGCGATTCCAGAAGCGGATCCAAAGAAAAAGAAAGATCGGATTGTGCTTCAAGGCGACGTACCGAGTCCGATCAATCCTCCGTCAGGATGCCCATTCCATACAAGGTGTCCAATGGCAAAGGCGGATTGTTCCAAGATCAAGCCAGCATTAAAGGAGGTGAAGCCTGGTCATAGTGTAGCTTGCATCCTTTATGAGTAA
- the fabF gene encoding beta-ketoacyl-ACP synthase II: MTKRRVVVTGIGALSPLGNDAETSWKNAIAGVNGVGPLTRLNPDDYPAKVAAELKDFDIEAYLEKKEARKMDRFTQYAVAASVMAAKDADLTVTDENAHRVGVWIGSGIGGMETFEQQFETFQKRGYRRVSPFFVPMIIPDMAAGQVSIMLGAKGINSCTVTACATGTNSIGDAFKVIQRGDADVMVTGGAEAPITQMSIAGFCANTALSTNPDPNSASRPFDANRDGFVIGEGAGIVVLEELEHALARGAKIYAEIVGYGSTGDAYHITAPAPGGEGGARAMKLAIEDGGLTPADIGYINAHGTSTQYNDKYETMAIKEVFGENAQTVAISSTKSMTGHLLGAAGGIEAIFTVMALKEGILPPTINLNDPDPECDLDYVPIEAKKKEITAAMSNSLGFGGHNATIVFKKYS; the protein is encoded by the coding sequence ATGACTAAACGCAGAGTAGTAGTAACAGGAATCGGAGCATTGTCTCCACTTGGAAATGACGCAGAAACTTCATGGAAAAATGCCATTGCAGGAGTCAATGGGGTAGGGCCTTTGACAAGGCTGAATCCCGATGACTATCCTGCAAAGGTTGCTGCAGAGTTGAAGGACTTTGATATTGAAGCCTATTTAGAAAAGAAAGAAGCTAGAAAAATGGACCGCTTCACTCAATATGCGGTAGCGGCTTCGGTTATGGCTGCAAAAGATGCGGACTTGACTGTTACAGACGAAAATGCCCACCGTGTGGGAGTATGGATCGGATCTGGAATCGGTGGTATGGAAACGTTCGAACAGCAGTTTGAAACGTTCCAAAAAAGAGGATATAGAAGGGTAAGTCCTTTCTTCGTCCCGATGATCATCCCTGATATGGCTGCAGGGCAGGTATCCATCATGCTTGGTGCAAAGGGAATCAATTCTTGTACAGTTACAGCGTGCGCGACTGGTACAAACTCAATTGGTGATGCCTTCAAAGTAATCCAGCGCGGGGATGCAGATGTCATGGTGACAGGCGGAGCAGAGGCGCCTATCACTCAAATGTCCATTGCAGGATTCTGTGCAAATACAGCATTATCTACAAATCCGGATCCAAATAGTGCAAGTCGTCCATTTGATGCGAACCGTGATGGATTTGTTATTGGAGAAGGTGCAGGTATTGTTGTCTTGGAAGAACTCGAGCACGCTTTAGCTCGAGGCGCTAAAATCTATGCTGAAATCGTCGGCTACGGTTCAACAGGTGATGCTTACCATATCACTGCACCAGCTCCAGGTGGAGAAGGCGGTGCGAGGGCAATGAAGCTTGCCATTGAAGACGGTGGACTTACACCTGCCGACATCGGGTATATCAATGCGCATGGAACAAGCACGCAATATAATGACAAGTATGAGACAATGGCAATCAAAGAAGTTTTCGGCGAAAATGCCCAAACGGTTGCCATCAGTTCCACTAAGTCCATGACAGGACACTTATTAGGTGCAGCAGGAGGAATCGAAGCCATCTTTACAGTAATGGCGCTTAAAGAAGGGATCCTTCCGCCGACCATCAACCTCAATGATCCAGACCCTGAGTGCGACCTGGATTATGTTCCAATTGAAGCAAAGAAAAAAGAAATTACTGCTGCCATGAGCAATTCACTTGGCTTCGGCGGCCACAATGCAACCATTGTATTTAAAAAATACAGCTAA
- a CDS encoding YjbA family protein gives MLYLHDVWVNWFEGEENGYNVCHFHEWRKDDVIELLDQVPLLKVDSLLFHYIENDLSELPKALLDEVYHKAYLRKNHERTQLEYCFVATDGTGILAVDTIGYNIPIRKSRLIPRQEQLVYEMTEMHEPQSFSFAAKPRAKEYHILSPNPELMNGLTRKERQLKQLLFMGLDQLYSSKNTAQMRYWYTEWSPNLYHEIQEMSFEEIWTGLFEDMKHGWSEKHLYFCENLIKGQPFFEKLWEVENGPRVN, from the coding sequence ATGTTATATCTTCATGATGTTTGGGTGAACTGGTTCGAAGGTGAAGAGAATGGGTATAATGTATGCCACTTCCACGAGTGGAGGAAAGATGATGTCATAGAGCTATTGGACCAGGTTCCACTGCTCAAAGTCGATTCTTTATTGTTCCACTATATTGAGAATGATTTGTCAGAACTCCCTAAAGCACTTCTTGATGAGGTATATCACAAGGCATATTTAAGAAAGAACCACGAAAGGACTCAGCTTGAATATTGTTTTGTTGCTACAGATGGGACAGGCATCCTGGCAGTAGACACCATTGGCTATAACATCCCTATCCGAAAGAGCAGGTTGATTCCACGTCAGGAGCAGCTCGTTTATGAAATGACGGAAATGCATGAACCACAATCATTTTCTTTTGCCGCGAAGCCTAGGGCGAAAGAGTACCACATTTTATCACCGAATCCGGAATTGATGAATGGTTTGACAAGGAAAGAAAGACAGCTGAAGCAGCTTTTATTCATGGGGTTAGACCAGCTTTATAGTTCAAAGAATACCGCCCAGATGCGCTATTGGTATACAGAGTGGTCCCCAAACCTCTATCATGAAATTCAGGAGATGAGTTTTGAGGAAATTTGGACAGGCTTGTTTGAAGATATGAAGCATGGGTGGAGCGAGAAACATCTTTATTTTTGTGAAAACCTTATAAAAGGCCAGCCATTCTTTGAAAAACTGTGGGAAGTTGAGAATGGTCCGAGGGTAAATTAA
- the opp4B gene encoding oligopeptide ABC transporter permease: MLKYTLRRLLGMIPMLFLISIVVFTLAKLMPGDSLSGEIDPNNTDPTYIAEMREQLGYNDPVYKQYFRWINDFAHGDFGKSVRYKIPASDIILERLPNTVFLGITSILITYICAFAMGTFAGRKPYTIGDHFIGGANYLGLALPSFVAGVFAIYIFAFYLGWFPSNGSVDISVPEGTLGWWASRFHHVLLPALVLGLLSTANYTQFLRNDIIENSRKDFVRTARAKGTPERKIYNQHIMRNSIIPLITFLGFDIVAIVGGAIITETIFTYPGIGQLFLSSVTTRDYSVLMTLTMMFSFLTLFGNLVADILYGIVDPRIRMD; this comes from the coding sequence ATGCTTAAATACACTTTAAGAAGATTACTCGGTATGATCCCTATGCTCTTCCTTATCTCCATTGTAGTGTTTACCCTGGCAAAGCTTATGCCAGGGGATTCCCTCAGTGGGGAAATCGATCCAAACAATACGGATCCTACATATATTGCAGAAATGCGGGAACAGCTTGGCTACAATGATCCAGTTTATAAACAATATTTCAGATGGATCAATGATTTTGCACATGGAGACTTCGGCAAATCCGTCCGCTATAAAATTCCGGCAAGCGACATCATTTTAGAGCGTCTGCCAAACACTGTATTTTTAGGAATCACTTCTATTTTAATTACTTATATATGTGCTTTTGCAATGGGGACATTTGCAGGGAGGAAGCCGTATACGATAGGTGATCATTTTATAGGTGGAGCCAACTATCTCGGCCTCGCATTGCCTTCATTCGTCGCAGGGGTTTTCGCCATTTATATCTTTGCTTTTTATCTTGGCTGGTTCCCGTCGAATGGATCCGTGGACATTTCTGTTCCGGAAGGCACTTTAGGCTGGTGGGCAAGCAGATTCCACCATGTCCTACTTCCAGCTCTAGTATTAGGTTTATTGAGTACAGCAAACTATACGCAGTTCCTGCGTAATGACATAATTGAAAACAGCCGTAAAGACTTCGTAAGGACGGCTCGTGCGAAAGGTACACCTGAAAGGAAGATCTATAATCAGCATATCATGAGAAACTCAATTATCCCTTTGATCACTTTCTTGGGATTTGACATTGTCGCCATTGTGGGCGGAGCAATCATTACTGAAACAATCTTTACGTATCCGGGAATTGGACAACTGTTCTTAAGTTCTGTTACGACGCGTGATTATTCAGTATTGATGACATTGACAATGATGTTCTCATTTTTAACGCTATTCGGGAATTTAGTGGCAGATATTCTTTATGGAATAGTTGATCCGCGCATTAGAATGGATTAG
- a CDS encoding DUF2268 domain-containing protein: protein MILPTDKWLEKNLNKPLEILKKIDGNLEDGKQFYKYLRSFGMYQPSRGAEECCKELVKDDVWSKVEIMFKKYKKLWNGVDINIAILPIDVQNRGLMRETRGRSGIAFHDCIYLFFSPQKDDKEYESLFVHEYHHAVRLKHFKKEMGDYTLLDSLMFEGLAEHAVKEYCGEDYLAAWCQSRGGKQLEGYWEKWFKNKLGLKKNEQAHDDLLFGKRGYPKLLGYSMGYYLIEQFKKENSFSTAKAIYLPPKKLLIKKFFTNAQMPN, encoded by the coding sequence ATGATATTGCCGACAGATAAATGGCTTGAAAAGAACCTCAATAAACCGCTTGAAATTTTGAAAAAAATTGATGGCAATCTTGAAGATGGAAAACAGTTCTATAAATACTTGCGGTCATTTGGAATGTACCAGCCTTCCCGTGGGGCAGAAGAATGCTGTAAAGAGCTTGTGAAAGATGACGTGTGGTCAAAGGTTGAAATCATGTTTAAAAAATATAAAAAGCTTTGGAATGGAGTGGATATTAATATCGCCATTCTGCCCATCGATGTTCAAAATAGAGGCTTGATGAGGGAAACAAGAGGACGCTCTGGAATCGCCTTTCATGATTGTATATACCTTTTCTTTTCCCCTCAAAAAGATGATAAGGAATATGAATCATTGTTTGTCCACGAATACCACCATGCAGTAAGGCTGAAGCACTTTAAAAAAGAAATGGGAGACTACACACTTCTAGATTCCTTGATGTTTGAAGGATTGGCCGAGCACGCAGTAAAAGAGTATTGCGGTGAAGACTACCTGGCTGCCTGGTGTCAATCGAGGGGAGGGAAGCAGCTGGAAGGATACTGGGAAAAGTGGTTCAAAAACAAGCTGGGATTAAAAAAGAATGAACAGGCACATGATGATCTTTTGTTCGGGAAGAGAGGCTATCCGAAATTGCTCGGCTACTCGATGGGATACTATCTGATTGAACAATTTAAGAAAGAAAATTCATTTTCAACTGCAAAAGCAATCTATTTACCCCCTAAAAAATTACTAATAAAAAAATTTTTTACAAATGCCCAAATGCCTAATTAA
- a CDS encoding ABC transporter ATP-binding protein, with amino-acid sequence MSTKQNIHKDAPLLEVNNLETAFDIDGKYYNAVDNVSFKVKRRQVLGIVGESGCGKSVMSLSIMKLLPKGIGKIAGGEVVFEGRKIDGLSEREMNKIRGKDISMIFQEPMTSLNPVFTIGFQLQEAFFNHMKISKKEARMKSIALLKSVGISRPEKIVDEYPHQLSGGMRQRVMIAMSIACQPKLLIADEPTTALDVTVQAQILELLKEIQEANEMSIILITHDLGVVAEMCDEVIVMYAGRVVERTDVETLFHEPKHPYTELLMGAIPKMDEEVEELSSIEGIVPSLKNMPAVGCRFANRCPKAMPECSQITPKLAENTAGHEVACLLYETSQPREGMNV; translated from the coding sequence ATGAGTACTAAACAGAATATACATAAAGACGCTCCTTTACTTGAAGTAAACAATCTGGAAACTGCATTCGATATAGACGGAAAGTACTACAATGCAGTCGACAATGTTTCATTCAAAGTCAAAAGGCGCCAAGTATTAGGAATTGTAGGGGAGTCAGGCTGCGGGAAGAGTGTTATGTCACTGTCAATCATGAAGCTCCTTCCGAAAGGAATCGGGAAGATTGCCGGCGGAGAGGTCGTTTTCGAAGGAAGAAAGATCGATGGCCTTTCTGAAAGGGAAATGAATAAAATCCGAGGCAAAGATATTTCGATGATCTTCCAGGAGCCGATGACTTCATTGAATCCGGTATTCACCATTGGATTCCAGCTTCAGGAAGCATTCTTCAATCATATGAAAATATCAAAAAAAGAAGCAAGAATGAAAAGCATCGCTCTATTGAAAAGTGTAGGGATTTCCAGGCCGGAAAAAATCGTTGATGAATATCCGCATCAATTGTCCGGCGGGATGAGGCAGCGTGTCATGATTGCCATGTCGATCGCATGTCAGCCAAAGCTTCTCATTGCAGATGAACCGACTACAGCATTGGATGTAACGGTACAAGCCCAGATCCTTGAGCTGTTGAAAGAAATACAGGAAGCAAATGAAATGTCCATCATCTTGATTACACATGATCTTGGTGTTGTTGCGGAAATGTGCGACGAAGTCATCGTCATGTATGCCGGAAGAGTAGTTGAAAGAACCGATGTCGAAACCCTTTTCCATGAACCGAAGCATCCTTACACAGAATTATTGATGGGTGCCATCCCTAAAATGGATGAAGAAGTGGAAGAGCTCAGTTCGATTGAGGGCATTGTCCCGTCATTGAAGAATATGCCTGCTGTCGGCTGCCGTTTTGCCAACCGCTGTCCTAAAGCAATGCCGGAATGTTCTCAAATCACTCCGAAGCTGGCAGAAAATACAGCGGGACATGAAGTAGCATGCTTGCTTTATGAAACAAGCCAGCCTAGAGAAGGGATGAATGTATGA
- the opp4A gene encoding oligopeptide ABC transporter substrate-binding protein produces MKRRSLLWLTTLVLVLSMFLAACGGDKKTATNTKNNNEDKKGSEQADSGPQDGGTLTYAMESEFKGLLNVNFYDSSSDAEIIGLFDDTLIDYDENLKPQPNIADWKTDDNKVYTFTFQKGVKWQNGEELKVQDWQFALETIAKIGPEHPRWTNVNTIEGATAFNEGKADHISGVEVVDDYTIKITFDKARVNNLENLWTYPLSRKEFEGMDPKKMAESEQVRTKPVGLGPYKVTKVIPGESVELTRFDDYWKGKPHIEKIIVKVIDGSLTVGELQNGGVDMTAFHPTLLPEIEKLDNVRVEKVPGLSYYYIGFKLGHFDGKKNVMDLPKYQNKKLRQAMLYAINRDEWVKAFFSGLGSPINRPVPTSHWIAADNKDLPNDYKYDPEKAKQLLDEAGYKDVDGDGFREDPDGKKFVVNFAHYDTGNPTYEARAKAMTQYWEEVGLKSKLTMTDVNLYYDQLEKDDPSIEVFYGGWGTGADPDPLPLWGKEAVWNYPRWVNDDSEKLLKDAVDISVVGTDQEKRKQLYVDWQKLFNEEVPALPIAELYDVYAVSKRVQDVKYDVSGSNSPAEWWIKQ; encoded by the coding sequence ATGAAGAGAAGATCACTTTTGTGGCTGACAACTCTAGTACTAGTGTTGTCAATGTTCTTAGCTGCATGTGGCGGCGATAAGAAAACCGCAACAAACACTAAGAATAATAATGAAGATAAAAAAGGCAGCGAACAAGCTGATTCTGGTCCACAGGACGGCGGTACATTGACTTATGCGATGGAGTCTGAGTTCAAAGGACTTTTGAACGTCAACTTCTATGACAGCTCATCAGATGCTGAAATCATCGGCCTTTTCGATGATACTTTAATTGACTATGATGAAAACCTTAAACCGCAGCCAAACATCGCTGACTGGAAAACGGATGATAACAAAGTTTATACATTCACATTCCAAAAAGGGGTTAAATGGCAAAACGGCGAAGAATTGAAAGTTCAAGACTGGCAGTTTGCCCTTGAAACAATTGCGAAAATCGGACCAGAGCATCCTCGCTGGACGAACGTTAACACAATTGAAGGTGCTACAGCTTTCAATGAAGGCAAAGCAGACCATATCTCTGGTGTTGAAGTCGTTGATGACTACACAATCAAAATTACTTTTGATAAAGCTCGTGTGAACAACTTGGAAAACCTTTGGACATACCCTCTTTCCCGCAAAGAGTTTGAAGGCATGGATCCTAAGAAAATGGCAGAGTCCGAGCAAGTCCGTACAAAGCCAGTCGGTCTAGGACCATACAAAGTTACAAAAGTTATTCCTGGTGAATCTGTTGAATTGACAAGATTCGATGATTATTGGAAAGGCAAGCCTCACATTGAAAAGATCATCGTAAAAGTTATCGATGGATCTTTGACAGTGGGTGAGCTTCAAAATGGCGGCGTTGATATGACAGCGTTCCACCCAACATTGCTTCCTGAAATCGAGAAGCTTGACAATGTACGTGTTGAAAAAGTCCCTGGTCTTTCTTATTACTACATCGGATTCAAATTGGGCCACTTTGATGGCAAGAAAAACGTAATGGATCTACCGAAATACCAAAACAAAAAATTGCGTCAAGCGATGCTTTATGCGATCAACCGCGATGAATGGGTTAAAGCGTTCTTCAGCGGTTTAGGCTCACCTATTAACCGTCCTGTCCCAACTTCACACTGGATTGCTGCTGATAACAAAGATCTTCCGAACGATTACAAGTACGATCCAGAAAAAGCAAAGCAATTGCTTGATGAAGCTGGATACAAAGATGTAGACGGCGATGGTTTCCGCGAAGATCCAGACGGCAAGAAATTTGTTGTTAACTTTGCACACTATGATACAGGAAACCCAACATATGAAGCTCGTGCGAAAGCAATGACTCAATATTGGGAAGAAGTCGGCTTGAAATCCAAGCTTACAATGACTGACGTTAACCTTTACTACGATCAGTTAGAAAAAGATGATCCTTCTATTGAAGTATTCTATGGCGGCTGGGGAACTGGTGCAGATCCAGATCCACTACCACTTTGGGGTAAAGAAGCAGTATGGAACTACCCTCGCTGGGTGAACGATGATTCAGAAAAACTTCTTAAAGATGCTGTAGATATAAGCGTTGTTGGTACAGACCAAGAGAAGCGCAAGCAGCTTTATGTTGATTGGCAAAAACTTTTCAACGAAGAAGTTCCAGCACTTCCAATCGCTGAACTTTATGATGTATACGCTGTAAGCAAACGCGTACAAGACGTGAAATATGATGTTTCTGGATCAAATTCACCTGCAGAATGGTGGATCAAGCAATAA
- a CDS encoding beta-ketoacyl-ACP synthase III has protein sequence MNAGIIGIGRYNPEKVVTNADLEKIMDTSDEWIRTRTGIEERRLAGDDMDTSDLAYEAAKNAIKNAEIDPEEIDLILVATVTPDRPFPSVATMLQERLGAKKAAAMDISAACAGFMYGIVTAKQFIETNTYKHVLVIGVEKLSKITDWEDRNTAVLFGDGAGAAIVGPVSEGRGILSFELGADGSGGKHLFQNGKYLYMNGREVFKFAVRQMGESCINVIEKAGLKKEDVDFLIPHQANIRIMEASRQRLELPEEKMSKTVHKYGNTSAASIPISLVEELEAGKVKDDDVIVMVGFGGGLTWGAIAIKWGR, from the coding sequence ATGAATGCAGGAATCATTGGTATAGGAAGATACAATCCTGAGAAAGTGGTAACAAACGCAGATTTGGAAAAGATAATGGATACGTCGGATGAATGGATCCGGACAAGGACAGGCATTGAAGAAAGAAGGCTTGCAGGTGACGATATGGATACGTCCGATCTTGCCTACGAAGCTGCAAAGAATGCCATAAAGAACGCTGAAATCGATCCTGAAGAAATCGATTTGATCCTTGTGGCGACCGTTACACCGGATCGTCCATTTCCAAGTGTGGCAACAATGCTGCAGGAAAGGCTCGGTGCCAAGAAAGCAGCAGCGATGGATATCAGTGCAGCATGTGCAGGATTCATGTACGGAATTGTTACCGCTAAGCAATTTATTGAAACCAACACGTATAAACATGTATTGGTTATCGGTGTAGAGAAGCTTTCTAAAATCACAGATTGGGAGGACAGGAATACAGCTGTCCTATTCGGGGATGGAGCAGGGGCTGCTATTGTCGGTCCAGTATCCGAAGGAAGAGGAATATTATCCTTTGAACTTGGTGCTGACGGTTCCGGCGGGAAGCACTTATTCCAGAACGGAAAGTACCTTTACATGAATGGCCGGGAAGTTTTTAAGTTTGCCGTTAGACAAATGGGTGAATCATGTATTAATGTGATAGAAAAAGCAGGTCTGAAAAAAGAAGATGTGGATTTCCTCATTCCTCATCAAGCGAATATCAGAATCATGGAAGCCTCAAGGCAGAGACTTGAGCTTCCAGAAGAGAAAATGTCTAAGACCGTCCATAAATATGGCAATACATCAGCGGCTTCCATCCCGATTTCACTAGTGGAAGAATTAGAGGCCGGTAAAGTGAAAGATGATGATGTTATTGTCATGGTTGGCTTCGGTGGAGGACTCACTTGGGGAGCAATTGCCATTAAATGGGGCAGATAA